The Helianthus annuus cultivar XRQ/B chromosome 11, HanXRQr2.0-SUNRISE, whole genome shotgun sequence region aatagattaagttaactcagtggactaaaatgacaacggtgaaacTTTTGGAACCACaagtgaaaaatgaaaccttcgaactaaactgacaaaatgaccaaaccacatggactaaaatcgCATTTAACTCATAATAAAACTTGAAACACTTCATAAAATAATTCGAAGCTTCAACAATACGTGATAGTTACATTATGTGGGTGTTTGGATTAACTTATTTTGGGGCTACTTTTGACTTATGAACTTCTTAGAAGTTAAAAGAATGCCAAACATCCCATGAGAAGGACTTTTAGGGTTAAAAGGAATCACTAACACCTTCACAGAAGGACTTTTATGCCTTGAATTTGCCTTAAAAAGTAGAAATTGAGAAGTTAGAAATTGTGTTTGTTTTTGCTTAAAACATCTGCAAGGAGCATATGTCTTCAGGCGGCCAGACATAAGAcgttgaagactgtttgttttttttttaaagaagatCTGAAAAGTGCTTTTATTAGCTTAAAAAAAGCTTATGTCTATCATCTTCACAAAGTCTCAGATCTTCAAAACCCACATCTTCCTTCTCTCTGTCTCCCTCTTTAAAacccagcaccaccaccacctccacctccaacccacctccaccatcaccttcaacccacctccacctccaccttcaacccacctccaccgtcaccttcaacccaccaccaCATCCACAATTacactgccaccaccacctccacctcttTCTCTCCGGCTTCTCTCTCGACGACCATCTGATCTTCTCCGTTTCGTCGTCACGCCACCAcgagacggtggtggtggtggtcggccgaTTACACAGATCGAAGGAAGGGGGGTTTGAGATGTTCGGTGTCTCGCTGCCGCCAGTGTTATACGCCGGAAACCATAGAGTCAGGGGGTGTGTATCGGCGGTGAAGAGGAGTGAGTGTGGCCGTCGGCTCGCCGGTGGGAAACCCGGCCGTCGGTCAGAGCATCGAGAGGGAGAGGGGCAGAGAAATGAGAGGGTGTTTTGGCTTTGTGGTTGAATATATTTGAGGAAGATGATGTTCATATTTGATGTGGGCTTTGTGTGTGTATCTGCAGTATGATTCGAGACAGAGGGAGAGCAGTATGTGTGTGTGCTTTGTTTGGATAGTTTATGTAGAGAAGATAAGGTGGGGAGGTGGTGGttgtattatgtttttttttttatatgttataCAGACGATATCCAGTTTATAAAACAAACAGTATTATATTTTCAGTTTGCAGACCTTCAGACCATATCCTCAGTTGCAGACATAAAATCAGCTAAAATCAGACTGCAGACAGTTTttgtctgcaaaaacaaacaacacctaactTCTCACTTTTGAGAAGGACTTTCTATAAGTTAGAAGTTaaaaaggaatcccaaacaccccctataTCGTCTACATCCATAGGTACACTGTAGAGAAACATTCTAAAGCAGCGGCCTGCAGCACGCCGCCACTGAACCACCGTCGCTCCGTCCATCCTGTTTCGCCGTTCAAGGCGGCGCAGCCCCTTCACTACCTGTACAGCGTAAGACTCTCCCCATAAACCAGATTtagggttttgtttttttttgttttataatttCTGTTCGATTTTGATTTTGAGTTTGACACATTTGATCACGCTCACCTTGTATGAACCAAAAGCTTCTAGCATAAATCTGTACTTTAAGGTATGATGATCTATTACCCCAAATTGTTAaaatcaaattattattattcatagTTTAACATTGCAATTTTCATAAATTTGTTTTGTTGTTCTACTAGTCCTTGGTTGATCTGTTTCACTACTGTAAATGTGTTTCCAGTCATTTGGTTTTTTGGCAATATGATAAAAGTTTTTAGTTAGAAAGAGTGAACTTTTCTTCAGTTGTTTGTTTCTGAAGAGTAGGATTCCAGATTATAAGGTTGGTTATTGTAAATTCATCCCAAGATTATGtagaacaatgtttttatttgtTGTTAGACACCATTTATTTGAATTATGCAAGCGCTTGTATCTTGAGTGTTTGGTTTGTCCTAACTGTTGCACGTAACCAAATTGCAGCTTTGGGCTCGAAAGGATGCTGGTGGTATAGCGAACAGAACTACTGAATAAATGGAAATTCGAACAAAGGCATAAGAGATCTTATTTCTGTAAAGGTAGGATTATTAGGAGAATGGATTCTCGGTGTGGTAAAATTAGAATGAATGTCGAAGGTGATAGATTAAGCAGCTTGCCAGACGATCTTATTCTTAAGACCCTCTCTTTTATTGACACTAAACATGCAATCAGAACAAGTGTTTTGTCATCTAGATGGAAGTATATCTGGACTTCAACGCCCCGTCTCGATTTCTCAACTCGGGATTTTCGTACGTTGGCCAAGTTCTCCAAATTTGTTACAGGTGTACTATCTATCTGGCCGAAAGAATCAAATAGACGTGTCTTCTCTCGAGCTCACTTTACTTGGAAGGGCTAGCCAGTTGTTTACCAAAAGAATTTCGAACAAAATATTGAACTATGCATTATCCCATACTGTCCAACAACTGAATATTACTTGCAGCCAGGGATGCGAATCCCTTCTTTCTCGCTTTAGTTCTCAGTCTCTCAAACATCTCACTTTGATGGGGCTTACTTTCAAAAATTCCATTACGACCCAACATACTTGGGACATGCTAGCTTTAACAACATTAAATCTCTATGGCATCACATTGTATGCTGATAATTTTAGCGATTCTGGTTGTGCAAGCTTGAAGAATCTCACCTTAAATTCCTGCAGAATGGGATGGGGTCGTTTCAATATCTATCATCCTAGACTATCTAATCTAACACTTGAATATAGTCATGAGGGTGGTGATGTGGTTGCCCCTCAACTCAAGAATCTCACTATAAGGAATTGGAAAGGGATACATCTAATTTTTGTACCTAACCTTGCCACCTTGCGGTATGAAGGTCTTTTTCCTTTGAAGGTTTCTGCATTTGGAGATGGTGGATATATGTCTTTTGCATCCCGGTGATAGTAGGGCAGATGCTCATGATATTGTTTGCCTGCTTCAAAAGCTTCATAATGTCAAATTTCTTAAACTCAATCCGGAAATTATCAGGGTAGGCTTATATTAAGAAAAGACTTTCAGCATAAACAATGGGGATACTTTTATGATTATGAAAAAACAATTAAATAACTATTAAGAAACACATATTCAGGTAAATAGACCTTTATATCTTTACTTATCATTCCAAGATTGcattatattttgtatttttgcaGATTCTTTGTTTGCATGTGGAACTAATCTCACATCAATCTTCTCCATTTGCCAACTTAAAGAGTTTGAAAATTCATCCAGGTTATTATGTTCCTCTTCCTCATGAAGAACAAACACAACCAAAAGTAACTATGGtagtgtttgttttttcagaggtaaaacgtctgcagtctgTGGACCACATATGCACACATCTATagctgaagaggtggaccaaacctctgcagtttgcaagaagaagactgtttgttttataACTTCTGCAAGCTATTAATCAACTTATTAACATAATCAAAAATTCAGAATTTCAACACCTAGAATCAAGTTATTAACATAATCAAAACCCatataatcaaatcaaaataagttaACATTAAAATTAAAGAAACAGATAAcccaaatcaaatcaaaataagttaACATTAAATTAAATAAAGGTTGTCATCAAAAAACACACCAACCCAAATCTAATCCAATCATCATTCCCCCAATTTCTTCTTCAAATCCATTTCATTTGATCAAATCGATTGTTCTGTTTTAGATAATGGCGGCCTGTATTCAGCTGCGGTCCGTCCAGGCCTTCACTTCATCGGTTTATTAACAACTCCCCTTTGTTTCCAATCCATCTTCTTATCAGAGCTTTAGCAGATTTGATTGTAGGCAGATCTCTCAAATTGTTCAATCTAACACGGGGGTGTGGGAGgagaggtggtggcggcggcggtttGGGGGAGgagtggtggtggcggcagcACGACGGGGTTGTGGGAGGagaggtggtggcggtggcaggGAAGAAGAAAGGAGGTGGAAGAGGGGTTAGGGTTCTGTGTGTTTTGAAGAAGAAGGGAGGTGGAGGAGGGGTTAGGGTTCTGTGAGTTTTGTGAAGAGGTTAGAAGAGTTGAAAAGATGGTAGTCCATGTCTGCACCAAAAAGTGGTCAGGCATAGCTTTTTGAATGATTTGtcttctaaaaaacaaacacACTTCAGACCTCtacgtctgcgcgtggtctgcatGGGGAAGACAAAAGAGGTTCTGAAGTACttttcttaaaaaacaaacaccacctatgTGTACCGAAGTTAAAAACTATTTTTCTGGATGGGTCTCCGGGTGCCACCTTCAAAATGGTTTCACATGAGGTTTGTACACCATGAAGTATATATTTGTCTTCTACGTATTGTATTTATTCAAGTATAGTATATGCATTAAATATATAAAGTGAACCATCTACTATGCTCTTAAGTGAACCATCGACTATGCTCTTAAGTGAACCGTCGACTATGCTCTTAAGTGAACCATCGATTTCTACTAGGAAAAGTATTTAATACAGGAGCTTATGATGATAATGGAGAGCATTTAATATACGATGCTTATCATATTTTTGCAGTTAACTTATCTTTAATTTTGATGATATTATATTGCTGCCAAAAGCCTTTTTTGTTTTAAACAAAAATCACAACTTTATATGTTTGCCTTTGGGTGAATTTTGTAGTAAAAACTTGTATAGATATATATCTTTAAGCTGAGAAACTCACTATGCCTTAATGTTTATCGCAACTTTAATGTATATATAGAAAACGATATGCATTAATTTGGAAAGATCTGTGACAAATGGTAAGTAATATTTTAGTTTCTAAAATCTTTTAATATCATGGAAACACCGCAGGATATTAGAGCTATGAAGAAGACCATGTTGGGCCAAAACCTTATTACAGAGTTACGGGCGCTGCTAGAGCATGAGAAAGCTAGTATAGAGACCAAAACGGTAAAGATGCATGAACAAGAGAAGGCGCATATTGATGATATTGATGGTTGTTGGAAATATATGAGTGGGCAGATTAAGAAAGCCAAAGAAAAGACTTCTGACATCATTTCAAAGTTGAAAGAGATTAAAGAATTACTTGGAGAACTGCCTGCATCGAACAGGGATATCATTCAACCATCTTTTTCTACTATGTGCGCAGAGGCCGACATTGTTATCAATAAATAACAGATtaagatgcaattgttttccggctttcgatcaggattttgggtaggatagactcgagttccaacatcggtcaatcaaaaataaactagaagcaaaatctttttggattttataaagtttatattaaaacacacctaaaatctttttcgtatttttcatttttcaaatgtaaagacggaaaacaataaataaatatatacagagatGCTGAAACTAAAagaagtaaataaatatttacagacattctttttgcgagtttcgagggaaAGAGAaccatatcagtgtacggtcatgcgaAAACGTTCTTGTtcttcaattagttaacattaagataagcatcctataacaattatcggtattgctGTCAACTTAAGCTCAagttatcagatgtaatcatggcgaggggatacgattagtgtatgatttatacttaccgaccggtgttcatccacacacgacacattcccgtatcaaggtatgcacgagggttcatcttaccggtgagtataccgattatcatctgtatctgtttgaccgtatatgagaatgtgagaaactcacttattttgattgaaaacaagcctatgtgatagaatcacttattgatgaggaacttgattttcgatgcatgagggcacaggagcaagtcgtgaacaggtcagtactttcgtacatcagagagacgaacttgactcccggataaatgtgatattttatcacttatttgttggacatgtgattgttgatcacttattgaggtcgaatgcaatatgtacacgtatgtatagtatcatggaagatctagacttcgtcCCCGTGTTTTtccggtaaaagatacaaccatgatacccagatgataaaacagcataaagaccgaatatctcagaacctcggcaatctctcaaacgaaatttcggtactaagaccatatgccaatgaatggttcccacccaAGTTTTTCTAGAGTAGTCGTCAATGAAGGTGATAAAGTACCTGCATCCACCGATGGACTCCGTTCTCATCGGACCACATATATCTGAGTGAATAAGTTGAAGTGGTTTAGTTGCTTGCCACTTGGCTTTATTCGGAAAAACTTTCCTTGCTTGCTTGCCTGATACACATCCTTCACATATACTTATATCTCTCGAAATCTTGGGCAACCCATATACTGAGCCTTTATTTCCCATTTCTGCTAAAGTATCTAGATTTACATGTCCATACCGTTTGTGCCAGAGTGTAGAGGTGTCCTTAGTTGTCATGGTCATTGCTAGTGTTAAATCTCTTTCAGGATTGAGAGGAAACATCTTGTTGTTTGTCATTCTTATGATACCCAAGGTTTCATTGCTAGCATCCTTTATAATGCATTTATCCTTTTGAAACTTAACTATGTAGCCCTTTTTTATGAGTTGTCCCACGCTCAGAAGATTGTGTCTTAAACCTTTGACATAAAACACGTTTAGTATCCTTTTGCTTCGTCCCTGTATTGTAATCATGACTTTCCTACTGCCTAATACTTCTAACTTCTTGTCATCACCCGTTCGTACTTCCTTTTTTAATAACTCGTCCAATTTTATGAACAAGTCTCTGTTTCCTGTCATGTGATTGCTACAACCACTGTCTAAATACCAGTAATCATCTTTAACTGTCTCTTCTACATTAAAAATCATAAACATTGAGTCATCCGTTTCCTTTCCTTCCGGTTCATCTTCTCGATGAATCGACATATTATCAGAACTTTCATTCTCATCTTTCTGTTTGCAAAAGTTGGCGGTGTGGCCAAGTTTTTGGCAATTGTAGCATCTAATGGAACTTAAATATCGATCTTTATATTTACCACGTCCTCTTCCTCCTGCACTGTTTTGATTTTGTCGAAACCTATCTTGACTTGCATTTTGAATTTGGAATGCATGTTCAATCGGAGGATCTTCATGTCTTTTCATTCGTAACTCATGGGCTTGCAGAATTCCCATCAACTCTTCAGTGGAAACATCCTCTAGATTCTTAGTTTCCTCTACAGCGATTACAACAGACTCAAAATTTCAAGTCATACTACGTAAAATCTTTTCTACAATTCGTTGTTCACTGACCTTTTCTTCATTCATCCTTAATTGATTCACTATTAGGGTTATTCTATTGAAATATTCTTCAACAGGTTCCCCATCTTTCATATTCAACGCATCAAATTCACATCTAAGAGTTTGGAGTCTTACAGTTTTTACCCGATTTTCTCCTCTGTACGATTTGTGAAGAATATTCCAAGCCTCCTTTGATGAATTGGCCATGGCGATCCTCTCGAAAACGGTATCATTTACGGATTGAAATAATATGTGCAGTGCACGTTTATCCTTTTTAATTGACTCACGATATGCTGCAGTGGCTTCATTAGTAGGATTATTTCCTTACTCTTGATATCCGTCTTCAACAATGCTCCATAATTCTTGTGATTCGAGTAACACTTTCATTTGAATATGCCAGTGGTAATAATTCTGTCCTGTAAGTTTAGGAATTTGGGTTTAAATCCCTTGTGTTTGATTCATCTTCGCTTGATTCTACGTGAATACAGTCGTTTGTATTGAAACGATATCGGATcgttgtggctctgataccactatgttggaatTCCTTGAATTATACGAATTGGATTAGGGTTTCTACCAGATTTGTTTTGTTCATAAAATGAATTGATAAAACGTAAATGATACATctgaatgtatatatatatatatatatatatatatatatatatatatatatatatatatatatatccgggGGTTCACATACGATAACCGCCCCAACTTATGCTAaatgaataataaataataataagacATATAACCCTAACTAATATATAATCTAATATGTAACATAATCTTGCATTATATCTAGCTTATATAATTAACTATACTTGTCTAACAAGAACAACACATCTGCGTAGATAACCAGCCCGATGTATTAGCTAGGGAAACTTGAAATTGAGTGTCAACTGTAGACTAACGACAACAAGGTATATGCCTAGGCATACGGCATACCTGATTTTGTTCACTACATATACAAAATGCACCATGATAAATTAATGACAAGTCGTTATTAACGTATATACGAATCTAACGTGTAATGTCGTGCAACGCGCGATAGCGAATACCCCTAGCTTGACTTAAATTGTATGAGGCTATGACTGTATTTTTTTTTGGTGCATGTTGGTTTTCTTGGTGACTTTCTGTTAACAGTTGGTTAACAGAAGTTTATGTAATAAAATTTGTTGACCTTTTAAAAAAAATGTCAACTTGTCGAAGGTATGAACTATAGCTAATTACCAAGATTTATTACATAGGGGTTGGCCACGTGTACTCGAAGCTAAGAACCTAATTTTGATGAATTACCATCAAAACTGCCAATATGAGAGGAATACCTATGGTCATTAGATATGGCGTAAAAAAGAAGACTAGTGAGGTAATATTGATTGTGTTTATGAAGACGCTTTGGAAGATTTGGCACCGGAACGACAAGGTTTTCCAAGGCAAGTTCACCTTGCTTTGTACAGTGGTGGAAGGGATAAAAAAGGTTACGTACAAATGGGCAAAAAGAATGTATAGATAGATTATATGAAATAGGCAATAtctatttattaattatatataagTTTGTCAAATATTATTTTAGGTAGTATCTAATTTCATACGTGTTTTGATAATTTTAGAGTGAAATTATATATGTAATCGAAGATTTCGCTCATTTCAAAATATTTTACGTAAACACTTATAGATAATATAATTTACTTTGAGTGACCCATATAAGACACGGGTGCTTAAATTAGTAGACATATATTTTAAACCCTTCCAAAGTAGACATATTTTAAACCATTCTAAAGAAGTCAACCCCATTTCCACTTATCATAGGCTTGTCATATTAGCTTCGTTAGCTAAAACGACTAAGATTTAGCCTACACTTTAAACAGGATGACTAAGACGATAAGAATTCAACTTACACGTTTTTTGAGGCAACAAAAACAATTGAATGTCGGAGACGGCTAAGTCTACACTTTTTACGAGATAGTTGAGATGCTAAACCCTATCTTTCACTACTTTTGAAAATGTTAAATATGACGTCTATATTAGAAAATTTTTGTTCAACATTTCTAtttcttttattatctttttaatAATAAAACTTGAAACACCTTAGAAAATAATTCGAAGCTTCAACAATACGTTATATCGTCTACAAGACTACAACTCTACATCCATAGGACTGTAGAGAAACATTCTAAAGCAGCGGCCTGCAGCATGTCGCCACTGAACCACCGTCGCTCCATCCATCCTGTCTCGCCGTTCAAGGCGGCGTAGCTCCTTCACTACATGTACAGCGTAAGACTCTCCCCCTAAACCAGATTTAGGgttttttgttttataatttCGGGTTCGATTTTAATTTTGAGTTTTACACATTTGATCACGCTCACCTTTTATGAACCAAAAGCTTCTAGCATAAATCTGTACTTTAAGGTATGATGATCTGTCTTGTTTTCAGTCGATTGTTTTTGGCAAAATGATAAAAGTTTTTAGTTAGAAAGAGTGAACTTTTCTTCAATTGTTTGTTGCTGAAGAGTAGGATTCCAGATTATAAGACTGGTTATTGTAAATCCATCCCAACATTATGtagaacaatgtttttatttgtTATGAAACATCATTTATTTGAATTATGCAAGTGCTTGTATCTTGAGTGTGTGGTTTGTCCTATGTCCTAACTGTTGCACGTAATCAAATTGCAGCTTCGGGCTCGAAAGGAGAAGACATAACTTGGTGGTTTTGCAAACAGAATTACCAAAGCAACGGAAATTCAAAGAAAAAAATCAACGCATATGTGaattcttatatttttataaaGGTAGGATTAGGAGAATGGATTCTGGGCGTGGTAAAATTAGAATGAATGTGGAAGGTGATAGATTAAGTAGCTTGCCAGACGATCTTATTCTTAAGATTCTGTCATTTATTGGCACTAAACAAGCAATCAGAACAAGTGTTTTGTCATCTGGATGGAGGTATATCTGGACTTCAACGCCTTGTCTCGATTTCTCAATTCAGGATTTTCGTACGTTGGACAAGTTCTCCAAATTTGTTACAGGTGTACTATCTGGCCGAAAGAACCAAATAGACGTGTCTTCTCTCGAGCTTGATTTACTTAGAAAGGCTAGCcagtggtttttcaaaagaagTTTGAACAAAATTTTGAACTATGCATTATCCCATAATGTCCAACAGCTGAATATTAGTTGCTGGAAAGGATGCGAATCCCGTCTTTCTCGCTTTAGTTCTCAGTCTCTCAAACATCTCACTTTGATAGGGCTTAGTTACAAAAATTCCATTACGACACCACCTACTTGGGACATGCAAGCTTTAACAACATTGACTCTCTTTGGTGTCACATTGTATGCTGATAATACTGGTGAGTCtgctggtcttttctccaactgtGCAAACTTGAAGAATCCATAGTCACCTAATTCGCGGTTCGCTCCGGTTCGGGTACGCGGTTCGGGTACGCGATTCGCTAGATAGGACGAATTCGGTACGGAGGGGGGTAGGTTCATTTCGGTACGATCCGGTACGGTGAATCATTGAGTCCGGTTCGAAATACACAAATCAAAACAGAAATTACAAATCCAAATAACCAAAATCCAATATTCATATTACCAGATAGAAAACATAAACATATAGTTCGAAAAACAcacattaatttttttatttgatttattgAAAATCCCTTGTCAATTTTTCCACGAATAAGAAAAAacaaaacctaaaaccctagaAATGCTTTAACAGCCGCACACACGAACTATTTCTCTTTTTAGTTCTTTTTCTTCACTAAACAACACAAAAACCCTAATATTTCTACCAGCCGCTCCTTTCTCACATTACCAGCCCGCtacaccttttcttcttcttctttttctttgtttCAATCAGACacaaacaacaacaatcaaacatATTCGAATTGCAGACCAAGATCAATGAGCAAATTGAACCACATACGTACCAAATTGAACCTGGTACGCCTAGATTTTTAATCAAATTCGCAGTACCTGATCGAGTTGGAGCGCTGTACCTGATCGATTTGGACCACCGTACCTGATCGAATTGGATCGCCGTACCATGGCGTTTTGGATCGCTAGCGACTGGCGATTGGGTACACCACGATCCAATACGTGGATCGTGGCTACCCT contains the following coding sequences:
- the LOC110887770 gene encoding putative F-box/LRR-repeat protein At3g28410, whose amino-acid sequence is MDSGRGKIRMNVEGDRLSSLPDDLILKILSFIGTKQAIRTSVLSSGWRYIWTSTPCLDFSIQDFRTLDKFSKFVTGVLSGRKNQIDVSSLELDLLRKASQWFFKRSLNKILNYALSHNVQQLNISCWKGCESRLSRFSSQSLKHLTLIGLSYKNSITTPPTWDMQALTTLTLFGVTLYADNTGESAGLFSNCANLKNP